Below is a genomic region from Catenuloplanes atrovinosus.
CGGCCGCGGTCGTGCCGCCGGTCGTCGAGCAGGAGGGCCGCGTCGCGACCGGCTACGCGCGCGCGTCCGTCGCACCGCCGGCCCCGGCCGAGCGCGACGAGCCCACCGCGTACGGGTCGGCGCAGGACGATACGTACGGCGGTGACCAGGGTGGATACACCCCGCGCCGGGCGCAGGCGGACGACGGCGGCTACACCGGCCAGCGGTACGCGGAGGCGGACGACGGCAACGCCTACGGCTACGGTGCCCGCTCCGGCGACGATCGCTACGGCAGCGACTACGGCCGCGGCGACCACGGCCGCGGCGACGACTACGAGCGGTCCGGCTACGACCGCGACGACCGGGACCGGGACGAGCGCCGTGCCCGTCGCGATCGCGACGACGAGTACGACCAGTACGACCGCGGCCGCGGCTACGACCAGGAAGAGCGTCGTGAGGACACCGGGCGCGCCCGGGCCAGCGCCTCCGCGAGCGTGAGCCGCGCCGGTGGCCGCGCGCAGGCCGGCCGCGGCAGCGTCCCCGGCCAGCTGGCCGGCGGCATCGTCCGGCACACCGAGACCGTGCACGTCACCACCCGGTCGACCATCGTGGACCCGCGCGGCGACAGCGGCTCCCTCTACGGCGCCGGCGAGTACAACGGCTCCCGCGGCGACGACTACGGCCGGGACACCGCGGACCGCGGCCGCCGCGCCCGCGGCAGCTTCGACCCGGGCGCCCGCGACTTCGACCCCGGCTACCGCGACTTCCGCGGCGGCGGCCACGGCACCGACGAGGGCGGCTACCGCGGCGACGACCGGGGTGGGTACGACAGCGACGACCGGGGTGGGTACGGCAACGACGACCGCGGCGGCTACGGCTACGGCGGTTACGGCAACGACGATCGGGCGGAGCGCGAGGAGAGCACCGAGGACGTCGGCCGCCGCGCCGCCCGGCCCGGCCGGCCCAGTTGGGGCGAGCAGGCCAACCCGTACGACCGGCCCGCGCTCGAGTCCAGCTCGTCCGAGCCCAGCTGGTCCCAGATCCGGCAGGCCGGCGACCGCTACGCCGCGGTCCGGCAGGACGACCGCGGCCAGGAGCTGCGCGTGGGCGAGCGCCGCGCCAGCGTCCGCAGCGACGACAGCGGCACCGAGATGCGCGTCGAGGACCGGTGGGAGTCGGTCCGCCGCGAGGACCGCGCGGCCAACCCGTACGACCGGGATCGCCGTGGCCCGCAGACCGGGCAGATGCGCCGCGTGATCGATCAGGGCCCGTCCACCGGGCAGATCCGCCGGGTCGGCGAGGACCCGCAGCCGTGGCGCACCCAGCAGCGGGGCGGCCGGCGCGAGGAGCCGTGGCGGGTCGGCCCGGACGACGGCCTGCCCGGCCCGGAGGAGCAGCCGCGCGGCCGGTACGACGACGGGCGGTACGACGGCGGCCGATACGACGACGGCCGGCGCGCCGACCGCGGCGGGTACGACTACCGGCAGGACGACCGCGGCCGGTCACCGCAGCGCTTCGACTCCAGCAGCCTCTACGGCGAGGCCAGCCAGTTCACCGGCGAGCAACGCGCGATCTCCGCCATCGAGTGGGACCGCGACGACTACCGGCGTTGACCCGGCCTATTTGTCGATATCCCCCACCACGAAGAACATCGACCCGAGGATCGCGATCAGGTCCGGCACCAGGCAGCCCGGCAGCAGCGTGGACAGCGCCTGCACGTTCGCATACGACGCGGTTCGCAGCTTGAGCCGCCACGGCGTCTTCTCCCCGCGCGACACCAGGTAGTACCCGTTGATCCCCAGCGGGTTCTCCGTCCACGCGTACGTGTGCCCCTCCGGCGCCTTCACCACCTTCGGCAGCCGCACGTTGACCGGCCCGGTGATCCGGTCCACCCGGTCCAGGCAGGCCCGCGCCAGGTCGAGCGACGCGTACACCTGGTCCAGCAGCACCTCGAACCGGGCGTGGCAGTCGCCCGCCGTCCGCGTCACCACCGGCACGTCCAACTCGCCGTACGCCAGGTAGGGCTCGTCCCGCCGCAGGTCCAGGTCGAGCCCGGAGGCGCGCGCGACCGGCCCGGACGCGCCGAACCCGGCCGCCTCCGCCGCGGAGAGCACGCCCACGCCCACGGTCCGAGCCAGGAAGATCTCGTTGCGCCGGATCAGGTCGTCCAGGTCCGGCATGCGCCGTCGCACCGCGTCGATCGCCTCCCGGGCCCGCCCGGTCCAGCCGTACGGCACCTCCTCCTTCAGCCCGCCGACGCGGTTGAACATGAAGTGCATGCGGCCGCCGGAGACCTCCTCCATCACCGCCTGCAGCGACTCCCGCTCGCGGAACGCGTAGAACATCGGCGTGATCGCACCGATCTCCAGCGGGTACGACCCGAGGAACATCAGGTGGTTGAGCACCCGGTTCAGCTCGGCCAGCGCGGTACGCAGCCAGATCGCGCGCTCCGGCACCTCCAGCCCCATCAGCCGCTCGACCGCGAGCACCACGCCCAGTTCGTTGGAGAACGCGGAGAGCCAGTCGTGCCGGTTCGCCAGCACGATGATCTGCCGGTAGTCGCGCACCTCGAACAGCTTCTCCGCGCCGCGGTGCATGTAGCCGACGATCGGCTCGCACTCGACCACCCGCTCGCCGTCGAGGCGCAGCCGTAGCCGGAGCACGCCGTGCGTGGACGGGTGCTGCGGCCCGATGTTGAGCACCATGTCCGCGGTGTCCAGCCCGGCCTGCGTCCCGACCGTCACTTCCCGGAGGCTCATGGCTCCACAATGCCATCTCCGGAGCCGAACGGGTGCGCCACGCCGACCGGCTGCACCAGCCACCAGTGGCCGCCCAGCCCGGCCGGGTCCAGCAGCTCACCCACCGCCGAGGCACTCGCCAGCGCGCGCACGTACCCCGCCGGATCCGTCGAGGCCAGGCCCAGCGGTGGTCGCCTCCCGTCGGCCCCGAGCGCTTTCAGCGCATCCCGTTGAGACATCAGCCGGTACGGATACCCGCCCGCCGGCCTTCCCGCGAGGGACACGGCGCCCGCGTCGGCCACGGCGTCCATCGCGACGTGTGCGGTGATGTCGGTCGTGCCGTCCGCCCGCGGTGGCACCTGCCGCCCGTCGCGGTACCCGGTGAGCGTGCCGTCGAGCGGCCGGCCGTCCCGGACATGTCCATAGTCGACGGCCAGCGCGACGCCGCGCTCGACCCGCGCGAGCGCGCCGGACCAGGCGAGATCCCGGGTGATCCCCACCTCCGCCCGCGCGCCCGGCGGCAGCGGCGGATACCAGCGCGCCAGCCACGCCGCGTCCGCGTCGGACACCGGCCCGCCGAGCGTG
It encodes:
- a CDS encoding NADH-quinone oxidoreductase subunit D encodes the protein MSLREVTVGTQAGLDTADMVLNIGPQHPSTHGVLRLRLRLDGERVVECEPIVGYMHRGAEKLFEVRDYRQIIVLANRHDWLSAFSNELGVVLAVERLMGLEVPERAIWLRTALAELNRVLNHLMFLGSYPLEIGAITPMFYAFRERESLQAVMEEVSGGRMHFMFNRVGGLKEEVPYGWTGRAREAIDAVRRRMPDLDDLIRRNEIFLARTVGVGVLSAAEAAGFGASGPVARASGLDLDLRRDEPYLAYGELDVPVVTRTAGDCHARFEVLLDQVYASLDLARACLDRVDRITGPVNVRLPKVVKAPEGHTYAWTENPLGINGYYLVSRGEKTPWRLKLRTASYANVQALSTLLPGCLVPDLIAILGSMFFVVGDIDK
- a CDS encoding SAM-dependent methyltransferase — its product is MTDPELGMNSPRWRAAMETALYGPDGFFTRPGAAGPGGHFRTSAHATAMFARLLRPLLARVDAALGHPDPFWLVDVGAGRGELLLRITRRHRADFGGRLRPLAVELAGRPAELPPGVGWTDRVPDGIVGVLLATEWLDNVPVDVVEAGPSGLRYVLTDDTLGGPVSDADAAWLARWYPPLPPGARAEVGITRDLAWSGALARVERGVALAVDYGHVRDGRPLDGTLTGYRDGRQVPPRADGTTDITAHVAMDAVADAGAVSLAGRPAGGYPYRLMSQRDALKALGADGRRPPLGLASTDPAGYVRALASASAVGELLDPAGLGGHWWLVQPVGVAHPFGSGDGIVEP